From Fundulus heteroclitus isolate FHET01 chromosome 5, MU-UCD_Fhet_4.1, whole genome shotgun sequence, a single genomic window includes:
- the cdc37 gene encoding hsp90 co-chaperone Cdc37 isoform X1, giving the protein MSIDYSVWDHIYVSDDEDATSPFVDTPSLFRMRHRARLEKMAEFQQRGEDLGHNLAECQRQLQEAHRRLRYLEERMKEGEEEEEREDELKKVQAEVKKLEEDEKSFRRFLEEHRRDEKKLPWNVDTISREGFSKSILNIQPEDKEENQQEKLKRHKTFVEKYAKEIKHFGMLRRWDDSQTYLSDNPHLVCEESANYLVVLCIDFEIDEKHALMEQIAHQAIVMQFILDLARTLKVDPRGCFRQFFSKIKTADKPYQDAFDRELDLLKQRVRRCAQARMESAMKELEEEERQKRLGPGGLDPMEVYNSLPKEMQRSFDEKNIEMLQDVMDKLDPEEGRYHLKRCIDSGLWVPDLQEGEDDED; this is encoded by the exons ATGAGCATCGACTACAGCGTGTGGGACCACATCTATGTCTCCGACGATGAAGACGCCACCAGCCCCTTCGTGGACACGCCGAGCCTGTTCAGAATGAGACACCGG GCCAGGCTGGAGAAGATGGCCGAGTTTCAGCAGAGGGGTGAAGACCTGGGACACAACTTGGCAGAATGCCAGAGGCAGCTGCAGGAAGCCCACAGACGGCTCAGATACCTGGAAGAACGGAtgaaggagggagaggaggaagaggagcgagAAGATGAGCTGAAGAAAGTCCAGGCTGAGGTGAAGAAACTCGAGGAGGATGAAAAGTCCTTTCGCAGGTTCCTAGAGGAACACCGGCGAGATGAGAAGAAACTTCCCTGGAATGTAGACACCATCAGCAGAGAAGGTTTCAGCAAG AGCATTCTGAACATCCAGCCTGAAGACAAAGAGGAAAATCAGCAGGAAAAGTTGAAGAGGCACAAGACTTTTGTGGAGAAGTACGCCAAGGAAATCAAACACTTCG GTATGCTGCGGCGTTGGGACGACAGCCAGACGTATCTGTCTGACAACCCACATCTGGTGTGTGAAGAGAGCGCTAATTATCTTGTCGTCCTCTGCATTGACTTTGAGATAGATGAG AAACATGCCCTCATGGAGCAGATTGCACACCAAGCCATCGTCATGCAGTTCATCTTGGATTTAGCTCGGACTCTGAAAGTTGACCCAAGAGGCTGCTTCAGGCAATTCTTCTCAAAGATTAAG ACTGCGGATAAGCCGTACCAGGACGCTTTCGACCGTGAACTGGACCTGCTGAAGCAGCGGGTCCGCAGATGTGCGCAGGCTCGCATGGAGAGCGCCATGAAAGagctggaggaagaggagaggcaGAAGAGACTGGGCCCTGGGGGTTTAGACCCGATGGAGGTCTATAACTCACTACCCAAG GAAATGCAGAGGAGTTTTGATGAGAAGAACATTGAGATGCTGCAGGATGTGATGGACAAGCTGGACCCTGAG GAGGGCAGGTACCACCTGAAGAGATGTATCGACTCTGGGTTGTGGGTCCCTGACTTGCAGGAGGGAGAAGATGACGAAGATTAG
- the cdc37 gene encoding hsp90 co-chaperone Cdc37 isoform X2 — translation MAEFQQRGEDLGHNLAECQRQLQEAHRRLRYLEERMKEGEEEEEREDELKKVQAEVKKLEEDEKSFRRFLEEHRRDEKKLPWNVDTISREGFSKSILNIQPEDKEENQQEKLKRHKTFVEKYAKEIKHFGMLRRWDDSQTYLSDNPHLVCEESANYLVVLCIDFEIDEKHALMEQIAHQAIVMQFILDLARTLKVDPRGCFRQFFSKIKTADKPYQDAFDRELDLLKQRVRRCAQARMESAMKELEEEERQKRLGPGGLDPMEVYNSLPKEMQRSFDEKNIEMLQDVMDKLDPEEGRYHLKRCIDSGLWVPDLQEGEDDED, via the exons ATGGCCGAGTTTCAGCAGAGGGGTGAAGACCTGGGACACAACTTGGCAGAATGCCAGAGGCAGCTGCAGGAAGCCCACAGACGGCTCAGATACCTGGAAGAACGGAtgaaggagggagaggaggaagaggagcgagAAGATGAGCTGAAGAAAGTCCAGGCTGAGGTGAAGAAACTCGAGGAGGATGAAAAGTCCTTTCGCAGGTTCCTAGAGGAACACCGGCGAGATGAGAAGAAACTTCCCTGGAATGTAGACACCATCAGCAGAGAAGGTTTCAGCAAG AGCATTCTGAACATCCAGCCTGAAGACAAAGAGGAAAATCAGCAGGAAAAGTTGAAGAGGCACAAGACTTTTGTGGAGAAGTACGCCAAGGAAATCAAACACTTCG GTATGCTGCGGCGTTGGGACGACAGCCAGACGTATCTGTCTGACAACCCACATCTGGTGTGTGAAGAGAGCGCTAATTATCTTGTCGTCCTCTGCATTGACTTTGAGATAGATGAG AAACATGCCCTCATGGAGCAGATTGCACACCAAGCCATCGTCATGCAGTTCATCTTGGATTTAGCTCGGACTCTGAAAGTTGACCCAAGAGGCTGCTTCAGGCAATTCTTCTCAAAGATTAAG ACTGCGGATAAGCCGTACCAGGACGCTTTCGACCGTGAACTGGACCTGCTGAAGCAGCGGGTCCGCAGATGTGCGCAGGCTCGCATGGAGAGCGCCATGAAAGagctggaggaagaggagaggcaGAAGAGACTGGGCCCTGGGGGTTTAGACCCGATGGAGGTCTATAACTCACTACCCAAG GAAATGCAGAGGAGTTTTGATGAGAAGAACATTGAGATGCTGCAGGATGTGATGGACAAGCTGGACCCTGAG GAGGGCAGGTACCACCTGAAGAGATGTATCGACTCTGGGTTGTGGGTCCCTGACTTGCAGGAGGGAGAAGATGACGAAGATTAG